A single region of the Silene latifolia isolate original U9 population chromosome 8, ASM4854445v1, whole genome shotgun sequence genome encodes:
- the LOC141594116 gene encoding uncharacterized protein LOC141594116 isoform X1, protein MAVDMSKISQSDIDKYACGNLRGTVYGPAKYLTTEQKRFRKMNYEEFLNYEKKVNETEGFDVDGCTGRMPGRISQLCEDCNEWEVAVVVARHAGWKQGEAMGIPIELVRLVKANIQPVEGILYYLTFLAITKDQMEKTYRVKVWRKPVTWDCEIVLFLDGSEGKKDITVKKKSVKMVRGRRRRKKVNIKFNLSTYFSEPVVLDVNPTIAPDAKQLQIDGCRLLAEELKSKNPQWTDAEATSSASSKWKLFRYPEKARFLDEAWKMFERQHPQYYGDTK, encoded by the exons ATGGCCGTTGATATGTCGAAGATCTCGCAATCTGATATTGATAAGTATGCCTGTGGTAATCTGCGGGGAACAGTGTATGGACCTGCAAAGTATCTGACTACAGAACAGAAACGCTTTCGCAAGATGAATTATGAGGAATTTTTGAATTATGAGAAGAAAGTTAACGAGACAGAG GGGTTTGATGTTGATGGTTGCACTGGCCGTATGCCTGGACGGATTTCCCAGCTTTGTGAAGATTGTAATGAATGGGAGGTGGCTGTGGTAGTTGCAAGGCATGCTGGCTGGAAACAGGGAGAAGCAATG gGCATACCCATTGAGTTGGTACGTCTCGTTAAAGCCAACATCCAGCCAGTTGAAGGGATTCTGTATTATCTTACTTTTCTCGCCATCACTAAAGATCAGATGGAGAAAACGTACAGAGTCAAAGTCTGGAGAAAACCTGTTACATGGGATTGTGAAATAGTTCTCTTTCTTGACGGAAGTGAGGGAAAAAAAGACATAACGGTGAAAAAGAAGTCGGTCAAAATGGTTCGTGGCAGGAGGAGGAGAAAGAAAGTGAATATAAAGTTCAACTTAAGTACCTATTTCAG TGAGCCCGTTGTATTGGATGTAAACCCGACTATCGCACCAGATGCTAAACAGCTTCAAATAGATGGCTGCCGCCTTTTGGC GGAGGAACTTAAGAGTAAAAACCCTCAGTGGACAGATGCTGAG GCTACGAGTAGTGCGTCAAGCAAATGGAAGCTGTTTAGGTATCCT GAAAAGGCCCGCTTTCTGGACGAAGCTTGGAAGATGTTTGAGAGACAACATCCTCAATATTACGGTGATACCAAGTAA
- the LOC141594116 gene encoding uncharacterized protein LOC141594116 isoform X2: protein MNYEEFLNYEKKVNETEGFDVDGCTGRMPGRISQLCEDCNEWEVAVVVARHAGWKQGEAMGIPIELVRLVKANIQPVEGILYYLTFLAITKDQMEKTYRVKVWRKPVTWDCEIVLFLDGSEGKKDITVKKKSVKMVRGRRRRKKVNIKFNLSTYFSEPVVLDVNPTIAPDAKQLQIDGCRLLAEELKSKNPQWTDAEATSSASSKWKLFRYPEKARFLDEAWKMFERQHPQYYGDTK, encoded by the exons ATGAATTATGAGGAATTTTTGAATTATGAGAAGAAAGTTAACGAGACAGAG GGGTTTGATGTTGATGGTTGCACTGGCCGTATGCCTGGACGGATTTCCCAGCTTTGTGAAGATTGTAATGAATGGGAGGTGGCTGTGGTAGTTGCAAGGCATGCTGGCTGGAAACAGGGAGAAGCAATG gGCATACCCATTGAGTTGGTACGTCTCGTTAAAGCCAACATCCAGCCAGTTGAAGGGATTCTGTATTATCTTACTTTTCTCGCCATCACTAAAGATCAGATGGAGAAAACGTACAGAGTCAAAGTCTGGAGAAAACCTGTTACATGGGATTGTGAAATAGTTCTCTTTCTTGACGGAAGTGAGGGAAAAAAAGACATAACGGTGAAAAAGAAGTCGGTCAAAATGGTTCGTGGCAGGAGGAGGAGAAAGAAAGTGAATATAAAGTTCAACTTAAGTACCTATTTCAG TGAGCCCGTTGTATTGGATGTAAACCCGACTATCGCACCAGATGCTAAACAGCTTCAAATAGATGGCTGCCGCCTTTTGGC GGAGGAACTTAAGAGTAAAAACCCTCAGTGGACAGATGCTGAG GCTACGAGTAGTGCGTCAAGCAAATGGAAGCTGTTTAGGTATCCT GAAAAGGCCCGCTTTCTGGACGAAGCTTGGAAGATGTTTGAGAGACAACATCCTCAATATTACGGTGATACCAAGTAA
- the LOC141596393 gene encoding uncharacterized protein LOC141596393, giving the protein MEVSQSDIDKYACGNLPGTVYGPEEYLTEKQKRFRRMNYEEYDNYEKKVNETEGFDVDGCTGRMPGRISQLCEGCNEWKAAEVVAKHAAQKQGEAMGIPIELVRLVKANIQPVAGILYYLTFVAITKDQMEKTYRVKVWRKPVTCECEIVLFLDGSEGKKDITVKRKADEMVRGRGKRASAKKEHIKFNLRDYFRKPVELFVNPTITISAEQLQKDGCHLLAEKLKKENPQWTDAEVMSIASSKWKLFRYPDKAPFLDEAWKMFERQHPQYYPNTKY; this is encoded by the exons ATGGAGGTATCACAATCTGATATTGATAAGTATGCATGTGGCAATCTGCCGGGAACAGTGTACGGACCTGAAGAGTATCTGACTGAAAAACAGAAACGCTTTCGCCGGATGAATTATGAGGAATATGACAATTATGAAAAGAAAGTTAACGAGACAGAG GGGTTTGATGTTGATGGTTGCACTGGCCGTATGCCTGGACGGATTTCCCAGCTTTGTGAAGGTTGTAATGAATGGAAGGCGGCTGAGGTAGTTGCAAAGCATGCTGCCCAGAAACAGGGAGAAGCAATg GGCATACCCATTGAGTTGGTACGTCTCGTTAAAGCCAACATCCAGCCAGTTGCAGGCATTCTGTATTATCTCACTTTCGTCGCCATCACTAAAGATCAGATGGAGAAAACGTACAGAGTCAAAGTTTGGAGAAAACCTGTTACGTGTGAGTGTGAAATAGTTCTCTTTCTTGACGGAAGTGAGGGAAAAAAAGACATAACGGTGAAACGGAAGGCAGACGAAATGGTACGTGGCAGAGGGAAGAGAGCATCTGCAAAGAAAGAGCATATAAAGTTCAACTTAAGAGACTATTTCCG TAAGCCGGTTGAATTGTTTGTGAACCCGACTATCACAATAAGTGCTGAACAGCTTCAAAAAGATGGCTGCCACCTTTTGGC GGAGAAACTTAAGAAGGAAAACCCTCAGTGGACAGATGCTGAG GTTATGAGTATTGCTTCAAGCAAATGGAAGCTGTTTCGGTACCCT GACAAGGCCCCCTTTCTGGACGAAGCTTGGAAGATGTTTGAGAGACAACATCCtcaatattatcctaataccaAGTACTGA